CCTGCGTAGGAGATGATTTTGCCCATGGGTTTAATTCCAAGTGCATTGGCCTTGTCTCTTGACATCAAAACCACGGCAGCGGCTGCATCATTCAAGCCTGACGCGTTGCCAGCAGTAACGGTTCCGTTTTTCTTGAACGCAGTGGCCAGCTTGCCCATTTTTTCCATCGTTGTATCCATCGGTCTCTCATCTGTGTCGAATACGATTGGATCTCCCTTTTTCTGGGGCATTACAACAGGAATGATTTCTGGTTTGAAAAGACCTTCTTTTATTGCCTTCATCGCCCTCTGATGGCTCAAGAGGCCGAACATGTCCTGCTCTTCTCTTGATATACCGAATTTCTCCGCAATATTTTCCGCAGTTACGCCCATATGGTAACCGTAGAAAATTTCCCAAACGCCATCAAGGACCATAAGGTCCACCATCTTGGTGTCGAACATACGAGCTCCCCATCGGGCGGAGGGCACTGTAAAAGGTGCTTGGCTCATGTTTTCCATGCCGCCTGCCACGACGACCTCGTTATCGCCAGCCGCTATGGTCTGAACTCCGTTGATGATGGCTTTCAGGCCTGAAGAACAGACTTTGTTTATCGTGTAAGCATTTGTCTCTTTTGGTACGCCGCCGAATATGGAAGCCTGCCTGGCTGAATTTTGCCCCAAGCCCCCCTGGAGGACGTTACCCATGATTACTTCATCAATCTCGACTTCTTTAAAACTGCTGTCGAAGTTATAATACTTTGCCTCAAGTTCCGTATCGGTTTTGCCACCAAAAATGTCGGGCGCG
This sequence is a window from Syntrophobacterales bacterium. Protein-coding genes within it:
- a CDS encoding acetyl-CoA C-acetyltransferase, which codes for MKEAVIVSCARTAIGSFGASLKDVPVVKLGGLAINEAIKRAGIRPSKNKDKDVAPDIFGGKTDTELEAKYYNFDSSFKEVEIDEVIMGNVLQGGLGQNSARQASIFGGVPKETNAYTINKVCSSGLKAIINGVQTIAAGDNEVVVAGGMENMSQAPFTVPSARWGARMFDTKMVDLMVLDGVWEIFYGYHMGVTAENIAEKFGISREEQDMFGLLSHQRAMKAIKEGLFKPEIIPVVMPQKKGDPIVFDTDERPMDTTMEKMGKLATAFKKNGTVTAGNASGLNDAAAAVVLMSRDKANALGIKPMGKIISYAGGGLDPAYMGLGPVPAIRKALKKVNMTLDQIDLIELNEAFASQSLACIKELNVNTDKCNMFGGGISLGHPIGCTGARLVTTALYQMKRLGLKYGLVSMCIGGGQGLAAILESEA